A genomic segment from Truepera sp. encodes:
- the ftsH gene encoding ATP-dependent zinc metalloprotease FtsH yields the protein MSSRPPGPPSRTPRGDGGAPKREGRGPTGEGGAPPEGSPKRRLPIWLIFVGIFIVNYVLVTFVFPGPGKPVEIPYTLFTEQVTAGNVVTVASRGDTLQGLLAKPITYPPPTATPEEGSGSEGNASEPVEVTKFTTTVPTFVGTDLEKLLVDHGVEISATSMDTPRNPLLTLLLAFGPTLALVALIVWMGRRLRSGAGAGGLGGAFGLGKSAVKRYDEASDAERVTFDDVAGIDEARNELVEIVDFLQNPDRYTRLGGTAPKGVLLVGAPGTGKTLLARAVAGEAGVPFFSMNASEFVEMIVGVGASRVRDLFKQAREAAPSIIFIDELDAIGRARGRSSFGGTGEQEQALNQILTEMDGFSTREGVIVLSATNRPDVLDPALLRAGRFDRRVTVQPPDKVGRAKILEVHTRNVPLAPDVDLAVIASITPGLVGADLRNLVNEAALLAARRRQDSVTQRDFEDALEKLVLGPVRSVVLSLADRTRTAYHESGHAILGLVVPGADPVTRVTITPRGQSLGVTYQRPVDDRYNYSDTHLRARIVGAMGGRAAEEIVYGDRTTGAQNDLEQASAVAVQMVTRWGMSDRVGPLALAPKGNTYLGGAESFGLEGKPYSEATARLIDDEVRRIIEESYAQAVELLKEHRAQLDDLAKALLEHETLDEAAVLAATGLGPAPKQAAANAPEVTEAND from the coding sequence GTGAGCAGCAGGCCACCCGGACCACCCTCGCGAACGCCGAGGGGCGACGGCGGCGCGCCGAAGCGCGAGGGCCGCGGGCCAACGGGTGAGGGCGGCGCGCCGCCGGAAGGAAGCCCCAAGCGCAGGCTCCCCATCTGGCTCATCTTCGTCGGCATATTCATAGTCAACTACGTCCTCGTGACCTTCGTGTTCCCGGGCCCGGGAAAACCCGTCGAGATCCCCTACACGCTCTTCACGGAGCAGGTCACGGCCGGGAACGTCGTCACGGTCGCCAGCCGTGGCGACACGCTGCAGGGCCTGCTGGCGAAGCCGATCACGTATCCGCCGCCGACCGCCACGCCCGAGGAGGGCAGCGGCAGCGAGGGCAACGCTTCTGAGCCGGTCGAGGTGACGAAGTTCACCACCACCGTTCCCACCTTCGTCGGCACCGATCTCGAGAAACTCCTGGTCGACCACGGCGTCGAGATCAGCGCGACCTCGATGGACACCCCCCGTAACCCGCTGCTCACCCTGCTGCTCGCGTTCGGTCCGACGCTCGCGCTGGTCGCCCTGATCGTGTGGATGGGCCGCCGGCTCAGGAGCGGCGCAGGCGCAGGCGGCCTGGGAGGCGCCTTCGGCCTCGGGAAGAGCGCAGTCAAACGCTACGACGAGGCCTCTGACGCCGAACGCGTCACCTTCGACGACGTGGCCGGCATCGACGAGGCGCGAAACGAGCTTGTCGAGATCGTCGACTTCCTCCAGAACCCCGACAGGTACACGCGTCTCGGCGGCACCGCGCCCAAGGGCGTGCTCCTGGTCGGAGCGCCGGGCACGGGCAAGACGTTGCTGGCGCGAGCGGTGGCCGGGGAGGCCGGCGTCCCGTTCTTCAGCATGAACGCCTCCGAGTTCGTCGAGATGATAGTCGGCGTGGGCGCCAGCCGCGTGCGCGACCTGTTCAAGCAGGCGCGCGAGGCCGCCCCTTCCATCATCTTCATCGACGAGCTGGACGCCATCGGCCGGGCCAGGGGGCGCAGCAGTTTCGGCGGCACCGGCGAGCAGGAGCAGGCACTCAACCAGATCCTGACGGAGATGGACGGCTTCAGCACGCGCGAGGGCGTGATCGTGCTGTCGGCCACCAACCGTCCCGACGTGCTCGACCCGGCGCTGCTGCGCGCCGGTCGCTTCGACAGGCGCGTCACGGTTCAGCCGCCCGACAAGGTCGGGCGGGCGAAGATCCTCGAGGTTCACACCCGCAACGTGCCGCTGGCGCCCGACGTGGACCTCGCGGTCATCGCCTCCATCACGCCGGGCCTGGTCGGCGCCGACCTGCGCAACCTCGTCAACGAGGCCGCCCTGCTGGCCGCACGGCGCAGGCAGGACAGCGTAACGCAACGCGACTTCGAGGACGCCCTCGAGAAGCTGGTGCTCGGGCCCGTCAGGAGCGTGGTGTTGAGCCTCGCCGACCGCACCCGCACCGCCTACCACGAGAGTGGTCACGCGATCCTCGGGCTCGTCGTGCCTGGGGCCGATCCCGTCACGCGCGTCACCATCACGCCGCGCGGGCAGTCGCTGGGCGTCACGTACCAGCGTCCCGTGGACGACCGCTACAACTACTCGGACACCCACCTCAGGGCGCGCATCGTCGGCGCCATGGGCGGCCGCGCGGCCGAGGAGATCGTCTACGGTGACCGCACCACGGGCGCCCAGAACGACCTCGAACAGGCCAGCGCGGTGGCGGTCCAGATGGTGACCCGCTGGGGCATGAGCGACCGGGTCGGCCCGCTCGCCCTGGCGCCCAAGGGGAACACCTACCTGGGAGGCGCCGAGAGCTTCGGCCTGGAGGGCAAGCCGTACAGCGAGGCCACCGCGCGCTTGATCGACGACGAGGTGCGCCGGATCATCGAAGAGAGCTACGCCCAGGCGGTCGAGCTCCTGAAGGAGCACAGAGCCCAGCTCGACGACTTGGCGAAGGCGCTGCTGGAGCACGAGACCCTGGACGAGGCCGCGGTGCTGGCGGCAACGGGCCTCGGGCCGGCGCCCAAGCAAGCCGCCGCCAACGCGCCTGAGGTCACCGAAGCGAACGACTAG